In Dasypus novemcinctus isolate mDasNov1 chromosome 10, mDasNov1.1.hap2, whole genome shotgun sequence, one DNA window encodes the following:
- the LRFN4 gene encoding leucine-rich repeat and fibronectin type-III domain-containing protein 4 — protein MAPPLLLLLLASGAAACPLPCVCQNLSESLSTLCAHRGLLFVPPNVDRRTVELRLADNFIQALGPPDFRNMTGLVDLTLSRNAITRIGARAFGDLESLRSLHLDGNRLAELGTGSLRGPVNLQHLILSGNQLGRIALGAFDDFLDSLEDLDLSYNNLRQVPWAGIGAMPALHTLNLDHNLIDALPPGAFAQLGQLSRLDLTSNRLATLAPDPLFSRGRDAEASPAPLVLSFSGNPLHCNCELLWLRRLARPDDLETCASPPGLAGRYFWAVPEGEFSCEPPLIARHTQRLWVLEGQRATLRCRALGDPVPTMHWVGPDDRLVGNSSRARAFPNGTLEIGVTGAGDAGGYTCIATNPAGEATARVELRVLALPHGGNGSAEGGRPGPSDIAASARTAAEGEGTQEFEPAVQVTEVTATSGLVSWGPGRPADPVWMFQIQYNSSEDETLIYRIVPASSRHFLLKHLVPGADYDLCLLALSPAAGPSDLTATRLLGCAHFSTLPATPLCHALQAHVLGGTLTVAVGGVLVAALLVFTVALLVRGRGAGNGRLPLKLSHVQSQTNGGPSPTPKTHPPRSPPPRPQRSCSLDLGDAGGCYGYARRLGGVWARRSHSVHGGLLGAGCRGVGGSAERLEESVV, from the exons ATGGCCCCGccgctcctgctgctgctgctggccagCGGAGCGgccgcctgccccctgccctgcgTCTGCCAGAACCTGTCCGAGTCGCTCAGCACCCTCTGCGCCCACCGGGGCCTGCTCTTCGTGCCGCCCAACGTGGACCGGCGCACGGTGGAGCTGCGGCTGGCGGACAACTTCATCCAGGCCCTGGGCCCCCCTGACTTCCGCAACATGACGGGGCTGGTGGACCTGACGCTGTCCCGCAACGCCATCACCCGCATCGGGGCCCGCGCCTTTGGGGACCTGGAGAGCCTGCGCTCCCTGCACCTGGACGGCAACCGGCTGGCAGAGCTGGGCACGGGCAGCCTGCGGGGGCCCGTCAACCTGCAGCATCTCATCCTCAGCGGCAACCAGCTGGGCCGCATCGCGCTGGGCGCCTTCGACGACTTCCTCGACAGCCTCGAGGACCTGGACTTGTCCTACAACAACCTGCGGCAGGTGCCCTGGGCCGGCATCGGCGCCATGCCTGCCCTGCACACCCTCAACCTGGACCACAACCTCATCGATGCACTGCCCCCGGGCGCCTTCGCCCAGCTCGGCCAGCTCTCGCGCCTGGACCTCACCTCCAACCGCCTGGCCACGCTGGCCCCCGACCCGCTCTTCTCGCGGGGGCGCGACGCGGAAGCCTCGCCCGCGCCGCTGGTGCTCAGCTTCAGCGGGAACCCCCTGCACTGCAACTGCGAGCTGCTGTGGCTGCGGCGGCTGGCCCGGCCCGACGACCTGGAGACGTGCGCCTCCCCGCCGGGCCTGGCCGGCCGCTACTTCTGGGCCGTGCCCGAGGGCGAGTTCTCGTGCGAGCCCCCGCTCATCGCCCGCCACACACAGCGCCTCTGGGTGCTAGAGGGCCAGCGTGCCACGCTGCGGTGTCGGGCACTCGGCGACCCCGTGCCGACCATGCACTGGGTGGGCCCCGATGACCGGCTAGTCGGCAACTCCTCCCGGGCCCGGGCTTTCCCCAACGGGACCCTGGAGATCGGGGTGACAGGTGCTGGGGATGCGGGGGGCTACACCTGCATTGCCACCAACCCCGCCGGTGAGGCCACAGCCCGTGTGGAGCTGCGGGTACTGGCCCTGCCCCACGGTGGGAACGGCAGTGCCGAGGGGGGCCGCCCAGGGCCCTCGGACATCGCTGCCTCGGCTCGCACTGCCGCCGAGGGAGAGGGGACTCAAGAGTTTGAGCCAGCCGTGCAGGTGACTGAGGTGACCGCCACCTCGGGGCTGGTGAGCTGGGGGCCGGGGCGGCCAGCTGACCCCGTGTGGATGTTCCAGATTCAGTACAACAGCagcgaggacgagaccctcaTCTATCG GATCGTCCCAGCCTCCAGCCGCCACTTCCTGCTGAAGCACCTGGTCCCCGGTGCTGACTATGACCTCTGCCTGCTGGCCCTGTCACCTGCCGCTGGGCCCTCCGACCTCACAGCCACCCGGCTGCTGGGCTGTGCCCACTTCTCCACGCTGCCGGCCACGCCCCTGTGCCACGCCCTGCAGGCCCACGTGCTGGGCGGGACGCTGACCGTGGCCGTGGGGGGGGTGCTGGTGGCTGCCTTACTGGTCTTCACTGTGGCCTTGCTGGtccggggccggggggccgggaaTGGCCGCCTTCCCCTCAAGCTCAGCCATGTCCAGTCCCAGACCAATGGGGGGCCCAGCCCCACGCCCAAGACCCACCCGCCACGGAGCCCCCCGCCTCGCCCCCAGCGCAGCTGCTCCCTGGACCTGGGAGACGCCGGCGGGTGCTACGGCTATGCCAGGCGTCTGGGTGGCGTCTGGGCGCGACGGAGCCACTCTGTGCATGGGGGTCTGCTCGGGGCGGGgtgccggggggtggggggcagcgctGAGCGGCTGGAGGAGAGCGTGGTGTGA
- the PC gene encoding pyruvate carboxylase, mitochondrial isoform X1, whose translation MLKFQMLHRGRRLLGIRWASSIAAASQNIRCLEYKPIKKVMVANRGEIAIRVFRACTELGIRTVAVYSEQDTGQMHRQKADEAYLIGRGLAPVQAYLHIPDIIKVAKENGVDAVHPGYGFLSERADFAQACQDAGVRFIGPSPEVVRKMGDKVEARAIAIAAGVPVVPGTDAPITSLHEAHEFSNTYGFPIIFKAAYGGGGRGMRVVHSYEELEENYTRAYSEALAAFGNGALFVEKFIEKPRHIEVQILGDQYGNILHLYERDCSIQRRHQKVVEIAPAAHLDPQLRTRLTSDSVKLAKQVGYENAGTVEFLVDKHGKHYFIEVNSRLQVEHTVTEEITDVDLVHAQIHVAEGRSLPDLGLRQENIRINGCAIQCRVTTEDPARGFQPDTGRIEVFRSGEGMGIRLDNASAFQGAVISPHYDSLLVKVIAHGKDHPTAATKMSRALAEFRVRGVKTNIPFLQNVLNNQQFLAGTVDTQFIDENPDLFQLRPVQNRAQKLLHYLGHVMVNGPTTPIPVKASPSATDPVVPPVPIGPPPAGFRDILLREGPEGFARAVREHQGLLLMDTTFRDAHQSLLATRVRTHDLKRIAPYAAHNFSSLFSMENWGGATFDVAMRFLYECPWRRLQELRELIPNIPFQMLLRGANAVGYTNYPDNVVFKFCEVAKENGMDVFRVFDSLNYLPNLLLGMEAAGSAGGVVEAAISYTGDVADPSRTKYSLQYYMSLAEELVRAGTHILCIKDMAGLLKPAACTLLVSSLRERFPNLPLHIHTHDTSGAGVAAMLACAQAGADVVDVAADSMSGMTSQPSMGALVACTRRTPLDTGVALERVFDYSEYWEGARGLYAAFDCTATMKSGNSDVYENEIPGGQYTNLHFQAHSMGLGSKFKEVKKAYVEANQMLGDLIKVTPSSKIVGDLAQFMVQNGLSRAEAEAQAEELSFPRSVVEFLQGYIGIPHGGFPEPLRSKVLKDLPRLEGRPGASLPPLDLQALEKELVDRHGEEVTPEDVLSAAMYPDVFAHFKDFTATFGPLDSLNTRLFLQGPKIAEEFEVELERGKTLHIKALAVSDLNRAGQRQVFFELNGQLRSILVKDTQAMKEMHFHPKALKDVKGQIGAPMPGKVIDIKVAAGDKVAKGQPLCVLSAMKMETVVTSPMEGTVHKVHVTTDMTLEGDDLILEME comes from the exons ATGCTGAAGTTCCAGATGCTCCACAGGGGCCGGAGGCTCCTGGGTATTCGCTGGGCCTCCAGCATAGCCGCTGCCTCCCAAAATATCCGATGCCTGGAGTACAAGCCTATCAAGAAAGTCATGGTGGCCAACAGGG GTGAGATCGCCATCCGCGTGTTCCGGGCTTGCACGGAGCTGGGCATCCGTACTGTGGCTGTCTACTCAGAGCAGGACACGGGCCAGATGCACCGGCAGAAAGCCGATGAAGCCTACCTCATTGGCCGCGGCCTCGCCCCGGTGCAGGCCTACCTGCACATCCCAGACATCATCAAGGTGGCCAAG GAGAACGGTGTGGACGCGGTGCACCCCGGCTACGGCTTCCTCTCAGAGCGCGCGGACTTTGCCCAAGCCTGCCAGGATGCTGGGGTCCGCTTCATTGGGCCGAGCCCTGAGGTGGTCCGCAAGATGGGAGATAAGGTAGAAGCCCGGGCCATCGCCATTGCCGCAG GTGTCCCCGTGGTCCCAGGCACCGATGCCCCCATCACTTCTCTGCATGAGGCCCACGAGTTCTCCAATACCTACGGCTTCCCCATCATCTTCAAGGCCGCctatgggggcggggggcgtggcATGAGAGTCGTACACAGCTACGAG GAGCTGGAGGAGAATTACACGCGGGCCTACTCGGAGGCTCTGGCCGCCTTTGGGAACGGGGCACTGTTCGTGGAGAAGTTCATTGAGAAGCCGCGGCACATCGAGGTGCAGATCCTGG GGGATCAGTATGGGAACATTCTGCACCTGTACGAGCGAGACTGCTCCATCCAGCGGCGGCACCAGAAGGTGGTTGAGATCGCCCCCGCTGCCCACTTGGACCCCCAGCTCCGCACCCGGCTCACCAGTGACTCCGTCAAACTTGCTAAGCAG GTGGGCTATGAGAACGCGGGCACCGTGGAGTTCCTGGTGGACAAGCACGGCAAGCACTACTTCATCGAGGTCAACTCCCGGCTGCAGGTGGAGCACACGGTCACCGAGGAGATCACAGA TGTGGACCTGGTCCATGCGCAGATCCACGTGGCTGAGGGCCGGAGCCTGCCCGACCTGGGCCTGCGGCAGGAGAACATCCGCATCAACGGCTGCGCCATCCAGTGCCGGGTCACCACCGAGGACCCCGCCCGCGGCTTCCAGCCGGACACCGGCCGCATCGAG GTGTTCCGGAGCGGGGAAGGCATGGGCATCCGCCTGGACAACGCCTCTGCCTTCCAAGGAGCGGTCATCTCCCCCCACTATGACTCACTGCTGGTCAAGGTCATCGcccatggcaaagaccaccccaCGGCTGCCACCAAGATGAGCAGAGCCCTTGCCGAGTTCCGCGTCCGAGGCGTGAAG ACCAACATCCCCTTCCTGCAGAATGTGCTCAACAACCAGCAGTTCCTGGCAGGCACCGTCGACACCCAGTTCATCGACGAGAACCCGGATCTCTTCCAGCTGCGGCCTGTGCAGAATCGGGCCCAGAAGCTGCTCCACTACCTGG gACACGTCATGGTCAACGGCCCCACCACCCCGATCCCTGTCAAGGCCAGCCCCAGCGCCACGGACCCCGTTGTCCCTCCAGTGCCCATAG GCCCACCCCCGGCCGGTTTCCGAGACATCCTGCTGCGAGAGGGGCCCGAGGGCTTTGCTCGAGCCGTGCGGGAGCACCAGGGGCTGCTGCTGATGGACACCACCTTCAGAGACGCCCACCAGTCCCTGCTGGCCACCCGTGTGCGCACCCACGACCTCAAGAGGATCGCCCCCTACGCCGCCCACAACTTCAGCAGCCTCTTCAGCATGGAGAACTGGGGAG GAGCCACGTTTGACGTTGCGATGCGCTTCCTGTACGAGTGCCCCTGGCGGCGGCTGCAGGAGCTCCGGGAGCTCATCCCCAACATCCCTTTCCAGATGCTGCTGCGGGGGGCCAACGCCGTGGGCTACACCAACTACCCTGACAACGTGGTCTTCAA GTTTTGTGAGGTGGCCAAGGAGAACGGCATGGACGTCTTCCGGGTCTTCGACTCCCTCAACTACTTGCCAAACCTGCTGCTGGGCATGGAGGCGGCCGGCAGCGCTGGAGGCGTGGTGGAGGCCGCCATCTCGTACACGGGGGACGTGGCGGACCCCAGCCGCACCAAGTACTCGCTGCAGTACTACATGAGCCTGGCCGAGGAGCTGGTGCGGGCCGGCACCCACATCCTGTGCATTAAG GACATGGCGGGGCTGCTGAAGCCCGCAGCCTGCACCCTGCTGGTCAGCTCCCTGCGAGAACGCTTCCCCAACCTCCCGCTGCACATCCACACCCACGACACGTCGGGCGCGGGCGTGGCGGCCATGCTGGCCTGCGCCCAGGCCGGGGCCGATGTGGTGGACGTGGCTGCCGACTCCATGTCGGGGATGACTTCCCAGCCCAGCATGGGGGCCCTGGTGGCCTGTACCCGAAGGACCCCCCTGGACACAG GGGTAGCCCTCGAGCGCGTGTTCGACTACAGCGAGTACTGGGAGGGGGCCCGGGGGCTGTACGCCGCCTTTGACTGCACGGCCACCATGAAGTCCGGCAACTCGGACGTGTACGAGAACGAGATCCCCGGGGGCCAGTACACCAACCTGCACTTCCAGGCCCACAGCATGGGGCTCGGCTCCAAGTTCAAGGAGGTCAAGAAGGCCTACGTGGAGGCCAACCAGATGCTGGGCGATCTCATCAAG GTCACGCCCTCATCCAAGATTGTGGGGGACCTGGCGCAGTTCATGGTGCAGAATGGGCTGAGCCGGGCGGAGGCCGAGGCCCAGGCGGAGGAGCTGTCCTTCCCCCGCTCCGTGGTGGAGTTCCTGCAGGGCTACATCGGCATCCCCCACGGGGGCTTCCCCGAGCCCCTGCGCTCCAAG GTGCTGAAGGACCTGCCGAGGCTGGAGGGGCGGCCTggggcctccctgcctccccttgaCCTGCAGGCACTGGAGAAGGAGCTCGTTGACCGGCACGGGGAGGAAGTGACCCCTGAGGACGTGCTCTCGGCAGCCATGTACCCCGACGTCTTTGCCCACTTCAAGGACTTCACTGCCACCTTCGGCCCCCTGGACAGTCTTAATACCCGCCTCTTTCTGCAGGGACCCAAAATTGCAGAAGAGTTTGAG gTGGAGCTGGAGCGGGGCAAGACGCTGCACATCAAAGCCCTGGCCGTGAGCGACCTGAACCGGGCGGGCCAGAGGCAGGTCTTCTTCGAGCTCAATGGGCAGCTGCGGTCCATCCTGGTCAAGGACACACAGGCCATGAAG GAGATGCACTTCCACCCCAAGGCCCTGAAGGATGTGAAGGGCCAGATTGGGGCACCCATGCCTGGGAAGGTGATAGACATCAAGGTGGCGGCAGGAGACAAGGTGGCCAAGGGCCAGCCCCTGTGTGTGCTCAGTGCCATGAAGATGGAGACTGTGGTGACCTCGCCCATGGAGGGCACTGTCCACAAAGTCCACGTGACCACGGACATGACACTGGAGGGTGACGACCTCATCCTGGAGATGGAGTGA
- the RCE1 gene encoding CAAX prenyl protease 2: protein MAALGGEGLRLLSVSRPERQAESAALGGPGPGLCCWVSVFSCLSLACSYVGSLYVWKSELPRDHPAVIKRRFTSVLVVSSLSPLCVLLWRELTGIQPGTSLLTLMGFRLEGIFPAALLPLLLTMILFLGPLMQLSMDCPCDLADRLKVVLAPRSWAHCLTDMRWLRNQVIAPLTEELVFRGCMLPMLAPCMGLGPAVFTCPLFFGVAHFHHIIEQLRFRQSSVGSIFLSAAFQFSYTAVFGAYTAFLFIRTGHLIGPVLCHSFCNYMGFPAVCAALEHPQRWPLLAGYALGVGLFLLLLQPLTDPKLYGSLPLCVLLERAGDSEAPLCS from the exons ATGGCGGCGCTGGGCGGGGAAGGGCTGCGCCTGCTGTCTGTCTCGCGGCCCGAGCGGCAGGCCGAGTCGGCGGCGCTCGGCGGCCCGGGCCCCGGGCTGTGCTGCTGGGTGTCGGTGTTCTCGTGCCTCAGCCTCGCCTGCTCCTACGTGGGCAGCCTCTACGTCTGGAAGAGCGAGCTGCCCAG GGACCACCCCGCCGTCATCAAGCGGCGCTTCACCAGTGTCCTGGTGGTGTCCAGTCTCTCGCCCCTCTGCGTATTGCTCTGGAGGGAACTCACTGGCATCCAG CCAGGCACATCCCTGCTCACCCTGATGGGCTTCAGGTTGGAGGGCATTTTCCCAGCTGCACTGCTGCCCCTGCTGCTGACCATG ATCCTTTTCCTGGGCCCACTGATGCAGCTCTCTATGGATTGCCCCTGTGATCTGGCAGATAGGCTGAAGGTTGTTCTGG CCCCCCGCTCGTGGGCCCACTGCCTCACAGATATGCGTTGGCTGCGGAACCAAGTGATTGCGCCCCTGACAGAGGAGCTGGTGTTCCGGGGCTGCATGTTGCCCATGTTAGCGCCATGCATGGGTCTGGGCCCTGCTGTATTCACCTGCCCactcttctttggagttg CCCATTTTCACCACATTATTGAGCAGCTGCGGTTCCGCCAGAGCAGTGTGGGGAGTATCTTCTTGTCTGCAG CGTTCCAGTTCTCCTACACAGCTGTCTTCGGTGCCTACACTGCTTTCCTCTTCATCCGCACAG gaCACCTGATCGGACCCGTGCTCTGCCACTCGTTCTGCAATTACATGGGCTTCCCTGCCGTGTGCGCCGCCCTGGAGCATCCACAGAGGTGGCCCCTGCTGGCTGGCTATGCCCTGGGTGTGGGACTCTTCCTGCTTCTGCTCCAGCCCCTCACGGACCCCAAGCTCTACGGCAGCCTTCCCCTTTGTGTGCTTTTGGAGCGGGCAGGAGACTCAGAGGCTCCCCTGTGCTCCTGA
- the PC gene encoding pyruvate carboxylase, mitochondrial isoform X2, with product MGDKVEARAIAIAAGVPVVPGTDAPITSLHEAHEFSNTYGFPIIFKAAYGGGGRGMRVVHSYEELEENYTRAYSEALAAFGNGALFVEKFIEKPRHIEVQILGDQYGNILHLYERDCSIQRRHQKVVEIAPAAHLDPQLRTRLTSDSVKLAKQVGYENAGTVEFLVDKHGKHYFIEVNSRLQVEHTVTEEITDVDLVHAQIHVAEGRSLPDLGLRQENIRINGCAIQCRVTTEDPARGFQPDTGRIEVFRSGEGMGIRLDNASAFQGAVISPHYDSLLVKVIAHGKDHPTAATKMSRALAEFRVRGVKTNIPFLQNVLNNQQFLAGTVDTQFIDENPDLFQLRPVQNRAQKLLHYLGHVMVNGPTTPIPVKASPSATDPVVPPVPIGPPPAGFRDILLREGPEGFARAVREHQGLLLMDTTFRDAHQSLLATRVRTHDLKRIAPYAAHNFSSLFSMENWGGATFDVAMRFLYECPWRRLQELRELIPNIPFQMLLRGANAVGYTNYPDNVVFKFCEVAKENGMDVFRVFDSLNYLPNLLLGMEAAGSAGGVVEAAISYTGDVADPSRTKYSLQYYMSLAEELVRAGTHILCIKDMAGLLKPAACTLLVSSLRERFPNLPLHIHTHDTSGAGVAAMLACAQAGADVVDVAADSMSGMTSQPSMGALVACTRRTPLDTGVALERVFDYSEYWEGARGLYAAFDCTATMKSGNSDVYENEIPGGQYTNLHFQAHSMGLGSKFKEVKKAYVEANQMLGDLIKVTPSSKIVGDLAQFMVQNGLSRAEAEAQAEELSFPRSVVEFLQGYIGIPHGGFPEPLRSKVLKDLPRLEGRPGASLPPLDLQALEKELVDRHGEEVTPEDVLSAAMYPDVFAHFKDFTATFGPLDSLNTRLFLQGPKIAEEFEVELERGKTLHIKALAVSDLNRAGQRQVFFELNGQLRSILVKDTQAMKEMHFHPKALKDVKGQIGAPMPGKVIDIKVAAGDKVAKGQPLCVLSAMKMETVVTSPMEGTVHKVHVTTDMTLEGDDLILEME from the exons ATGGGAGATAAGGTAGAAGCCCGGGCCATCGCCATTGCCGCAG GTGTCCCCGTGGTCCCAGGCACCGATGCCCCCATCACTTCTCTGCATGAGGCCCACGAGTTCTCCAATACCTACGGCTTCCCCATCATCTTCAAGGCCGCctatgggggcggggggcgtggcATGAGAGTCGTACACAGCTACGAG GAGCTGGAGGAGAATTACACGCGGGCCTACTCGGAGGCTCTGGCCGCCTTTGGGAACGGGGCACTGTTCGTGGAGAAGTTCATTGAGAAGCCGCGGCACATCGAGGTGCAGATCCTGG GGGATCAGTATGGGAACATTCTGCACCTGTACGAGCGAGACTGCTCCATCCAGCGGCGGCACCAGAAGGTGGTTGAGATCGCCCCCGCTGCCCACTTGGACCCCCAGCTCCGCACCCGGCTCACCAGTGACTCCGTCAAACTTGCTAAGCAG GTGGGCTATGAGAACGCGGGCACCGTGGAGTTCCTGGTGGACAAGCACGGCAAGCACTACTTCATCGAGGTCAACTCCCGGCTGCAGGTGGAGCACACGGTCACCGAGGAGATCACAGA TGTGGACCTGGTCCATGCGCAGATCCACGTGGCTGAGGGCCGGAGCCTGCCCGACCTGGGCCTGCGGCAGGAGAACATCCGCATCAACGGCTGCGCCATCCAGTGCCGGGTCACCACCGAGGACCCCGCCCGCGGCTTCCAGCCGGACACCGGCCGCATCGAG GTGTTCCGGAGCGGGGAAGGCATGGGCATCCGCCTGGACAACGCCTCTGCCTTCCAAGGAGCGGTCATCTCCCCCCACTATGACTCACTGCTGGTCAAGGTCATCGcccatggcaaagaccaccccaCGGCTGCCACCAAGATGAGCAGAGCCCTTGCCGAGTTCCGCGTCCGAGGCGTGAAG ACCAACATCCCCTTCCTGCAGAATGTGCTCAACAACCAGCAGTTCCTGGCAGGCACCGTCGACACCCAGTTCATCGACGAGAACCCGGATCTCTTCCAGCTGCGGCCTGTGCAGAATCGGGCCCAGAAGCTGCTCCACTACCTGG gACACGTCATGGTCAACGGCCCCACCACCCCGATCCCTGTCAAGGCCAGCCCCAGCGCCACGGACCCCGTTGTCCCTCCAGTGCCCATAG GCCCACCCCCGGCCGGTTTCCGAGACATCCTGCTGCGAGAGGGGCCCGAGGGCTTTGCTCGAGCCGTGCGGGAGCACCAGGGGCTGCTGCTGATGGACACCACCTTCAGAGACGCCCACCAGTCCCTGCTGGCCACCCGTGTGCGCACCCACGACCTCAAGAGGATCGCCCCCTACGCCGCCCACAACTTCAGCAGCCTCTTCAGCATGGAGAACTGGGGAG GAGCCACGTTTGACGTTGCGATGCGCTTCCTGTACGAGTGCCCCTGGCGGCGGCTGCAGGAGCTCCGGGAGCTCATCCCCAACATCCCTTTCCAGATGCTGCTGCGGGGGGCCAACGCCGTGGGCTACACCAACTACCCTGACAACGTGGTCTTCAA GTTTTGTGAGGTGGCCAAGGAGAACGGCATGGACGTCTTCCGGGTCTTCGACTCCCTCAACTACTTGCCAAACCTGCTGCTGGGCATGGAGGCGGCCGGCAGCGCTGGAGGCGTGGTGGAGGCCGCCATCTCGTACACGGGGGACGTGGCGGACCCCAGCCGCACCAAGTACTCGCTGCAGTACTACATGAGCCTGGCCGAGGAGCTGGTGCGGGCCGGCACCCACATCCTGTGCATTAAG GACATGGCGGGGCTGCTGAAGCCCGCAGCCTGCACCCTGCTGGTCAGCTCCCTGCGAGAACGCTTCCCCAACCTCCCGCTGCACATCCACACCCACGACACGTCGGGCGCGGGCGTGGCGGCCATGCTGGCCTGCGCCCAGGCCGGGGCCGATGTGGTGGACGTGGCTGCCGACTCCATGTCGGGGATGACTTCCCAGCCCAGCATGGGGGCCCTGGTGGCCTGTACCCGAAGGACCCCCCTGGACACAG GGGTAGCCCTCGAGCGCGTGTTCGACTACAGCGAGTACTGGGAGGGGGCCCGGGGGCTGTACGCCGCCTTTGACTGCACGGCCACCATGAAGTCCGGCAACTCGGACGTGTACGAGAACGAGATCCCCGGGGGCCAGTACACCAACCTGCACTTCCAGGCCCACAGCATGGGGCTCGGCTCCAAGTTCAAGGAGGTCAAGAAGGCCTACGTGGAGGCCAACCAGATGCTGGGCGATCTCATCAAG GTCACGCCCTCATCCAAGATTGTGGGGGACCTGGCGCAGTTCATGGTGCAGAATGGGCTGAGCCGGGCGGAGGCCGAGGCCCAGGCGGAGGAGCTGTCCTTCCCCCGCTCCGTGGTGGAGTTCCTGCAGGGCTACATCGGCATCCCCCACGGGGGCTTCCCCGAGCCCCTGCGCTCCAAG GTGCTGAAGGACCTGCCGAGGCTGGAGGGGCGGCCTggggcctccctgcctccccttgaCCTGCAGGCACTGGAGAAGGAGCTCGTTGACCGGCACGGGGAGGAAGTGACCCCTGAGGACGTGCTCTCGGCAGCCATGTACCCCGACGTCTTTGCCCACTTCAAGGACTTCACTGCCACCTTCGGCCCCCTGGACAGTCTTAATACCCGCCTCTTTCTGCAGGGACCCAAAATTGCAGAAGAGTTTGAG gTGGAGCTGGAGCGGGGCAAGACGCTGCACATCAAAGCCCTGGCCGTGAGCGACCTGAACCGGGCGGGCCAGAGGCAGGTCTTCTTCGAGCTCAATGGGCAGCTGCGGTCCATCCTGGTCAAGGACACACAGGCCATGAAG GAGATGCACTTCCACCCCAAGGCCCTGAAGGATGTGAAGGGCCAGATTGGGGCACCCATGCCTGGGAAGGTGATAGACATCAAGGTGGCGGCAGGAGACAAGGTGGCCAAGGGCCAGCCCCTGTGTGTGCTCAGTGCCATGAAGATGGAGACTGTGGTGACCTCGCCCATGGAGGGCACTGTCCACAAAGTCCACGTGACCACGGACATGACACTGGAGGGTGACGACCTCATCCTGGAGATGGAGTGA